The Geobacillus stearothermophilus ATCC 12980 genome contains a region encoding:
- a CDS encoding thioredoxin family protein, translated as MRQIETVEQFEAAISGDKPAIMKFYTTWCPDCVRLNMFIDDIIRDYGQYDWFEIDRDQFPDIGEKYQVLGIPSLLVFRNGEKIAHLHSADAKTPEEVRAFLQSLPE; from the coding sequence GTGAGACAAATTGAAACAGTTGAGCAATTCGAGGCGGCCATTTCCGGCGATAAGCCAGCGATTATGAAGTTTTACACAACTTGGTGTCCAGACTGCGTGCGCCTGAACATGTTCATCGATGACATCATCCGCGATTACGGGCAGTACGACTGGTTCGAAATCGACCGAGACCAGTTTCCAGATATTGGTGAGAAGTACCAAGTGCTTGGCATTCCAAGTCTTCTTGTGTTCCGAAACGGGGAAAAAATCGCCCATCTGCATAGCGCTGATGCGAAAACGCCGGAAGAAGTGCGCGCCTTTTTGCAGTCCCTGCCGGAGTAA
- a CDS encoding YjcZ family sporulation protein, which yields MGFCGYGYPYGYGYGGGYGGGYGGGFVLIVVLFILLIIVGAAFVA from the coding sequence ATGGGCTTCTGCGGTTATGGTTATCCTTACGGCTACGGCTATGGCGGTGGCTATGGCGGTGGCTATGGCGGTGGCTTTGTGCTGATTGTCGTGTTGTTCATTTTGTTGATTATTGTCGGCGCGGCATTTGTCGCCTAA
- a CDS encoding stage VI sporulation protein F, giving the protein MDQQFFKNIEQKTGVNMKDVFELANSLQNANFSDEKTVRQVVKRVAQIANRKVPKELEDRIVKAIVHNGKQIDLNTIANMLNNKK; this is encoded by the coding sequence ATGGATCAGCAATTTTTTAAAAACATCGAACAGAAAACAGGTGTCAATATGAAAGACGTTTTTGAGCTCGCCAACTCGCTGCAAAACGCCAATTTCAGCGATGAAAAAACGGTGCGCCAAGTGGTGAAGCGGGTGGCGCAAATTGCCAACCGGAAAGTGCCAAAAGAACTTGAGGACCGAATCGTCAAGGCGATCGTCCATAACGGCAAACAAATTGATTTGAACACGATCGCCAATATGTTGAACAACAAAAAGTAA
- a CDS encoding GNAT family N-acetyltransferase → MNVAIGTTEDRALYEDALRVRRIVFIEEQNVPEEEEIDAFEHESFHLVLYDGEQAVAAGRFRLVDEGVGKAERICVLPAYRGRGVGRMVMEALEQLAKTKGAKTAKLNAQTHAEPFYQKLGYTTVSGVFMDAGIPHVTMVKSLE, encoded by the coding sequence ATGAACGTCGCCATTGGAACAACGGAAGACCGCGCGTTGTATGAAGACGCGTTGCGCGTCCGTCGGATTGTATTCATCGAAGAGCAAAACGTGCCGGAAGAAGAAGAAATCGATGCATTTGAACATGAATCGTTCCATCTCGTCCTATACGATGGCGAACAAGCAGTCGCAGCCGGCCGGTTTCGCCTGGTCGATGAAGGGGTTGGCAAAGCGGAGCGCATCTGCGTTTTGCCGGCTTACCGCGGCCGCGGCGTCGGCCGGATGGTGATGGAGGCGTTGGAGCAGCTTGCGAAAACAAAAGGGGCGAAAACGGCGAAACTGAACGCCCAGACGCACGCAGAACCGTTTTACCAAAAGCTCGGCTATACGACCGTCTCCGGCGTCTTTATGGACGCCGGCATCCCACATGTCACGATGGTGAAATCACTCGAATGA
- a CDS encoding YjcG family protein: protein MKYVIVIFPPKRIQDFANSYRKRYDSHYALIPPHITLKYPFEADEEQIKEMTKELRRIAAETEPIPIKVTKFSSFYPTSHIIYLKVEPNEVLERLHEQLHSGLFAGEPEFVFVPHITIGRDLPNAEYADVYSQLRLQNVHFEETVDRFHLLYQLENGSWTVYETFIVGGKETGE, encoded by the coding sequence ATGAAGTACGTCATTGTCATTTTTCCGCCAAAGCGGATTCAAGACTTCGCCAACTCGTACCGGAAGCGGTACGACAGCCATTACGCCCTCATCCCGCCGCACATTACATTAAAATACCCGTTTGAGGCGGATGAGGAGCAAATCAAAGAAATGACGAAAGAGCTGCGCCGCATCGCAGCGGAAACGGAGCCAATTCCGATCAAAGTGACGAAATTCAGCTCGTTTTACCCGACAAGCCACATCATTTATTTGAAAGTCGAGCCAAACGAAGTGCTGGAACGGTTGCACGAGCAGCTGCACAGCGGCTTGTTTGCCGGGGAGCCGGAATTCGTGTTCGTGCCGCACATTACAATTGGCCGCGATTTGCCGAATGCGGAATACGCTGACGTCTACAGCCAACTGCGGCTGCAAAACGTCCATTTTGAAGAGACGGTCGACCGGTTCCACCTTCTTTACCAGCTCGAGAACGGATCATGGACTGTCTATGAAACCTTTATCGTTGGAGGAAAGGAAACGGGAGAATGA
- a CDS encoding alpha/beta hydrolase: MATATGTMRDYTLYSRELQEEIGLLVYLPSDFSPLHKYSLLIAQDGKDYFMYGKIKTVIETLMDEGTIDRTIVVGIPDRNVSDRYEKYHPAGRKNEAYIRFLAHELAPFLDRELPTYQMGKGRALIGDSLGGTVSLLAGLLYPHTFGKIAMQSPYIDDSVLERIRAFRAPSLLSLYHSVGAEETAVKTTDGHVRDFITPNRAARDLLIEKRFPYTYHEFAGGHAWTYWQPDVPRAVSAILSL; the protein is encoded by the coding sequence ATGGCGACAGCAACAGGAACGATGCGCGATTATACGCTTTACAGCAGGGAGCTGCAAGAAGAAATCGGGTTGCTTGTCTACTTGCCAAGCGATTTTTCTCCGTTGCATAAATATTCTTTATTAATCGCGCAAGACGGCAAGGATTATTTTATGTACGGAAAAATCAAAACCGTGATCGAGACACTCATGGACGAAGGAACGATCGACCGAACGATCGTTGTCGGCATCCCGGACCGGAACGTCAGCGACCGCTACGAGAAATACCACCCGGCCGGTCGAAAAAACGAAGCCTATATCCGCTTTTTGGCCCATGAGCTCGCGCCGTTTTTGGATCGCGAGCTGCCGACATATCAAATGGGCAAAGGACGAGCGCTGATTGGCGATTCGCTGGGAGGAACCGTGTCGCTTCTAGCCGGTCTGTTGTATCCGCATACATTTGGAAAAATCGCCATGCAGTCTCCTTACATTGACGACTCGGTGCTCGAACGCATCCGCGCGTTCCGCGCCCCGTCGCTTCTTTCCCTTTACCATTCCGTCGGCGCAGAAGAAACGGCGGTCAAAACGACGGACGGCCATGTACGCGATTTTATCACCCCGAACCGGGCCGCACGGGACTTATTGATCGAAAAGCGGTTTCCCTACACGTACCATGAATTTGCCGGCGGGCATGCATGGACGTATTGGCAGCCGGATGTGCCCCGGGCGGTATCGGCCATTTTGTCGCTGTAA
- a CDS encoding methionine biosynthesis PLP-dependent protein encodes MDKLETLLAQIGNRSETVTGTVNPPVYFSTAYRHAGIGESTGFDYIRTGNPTRKIVEEAIARLEGGDQGYAFSSGMAAIQTVLALFESGDEFLVSADLYGGTYRLFERGWRKYGLGFHYVDFADLDAVEEKITEKTKAIFLETPTNPLMQEADISAVAKLAKRHGLLLIVDNTFYTPVIQRPIEQGADIVIHSATKYLGGHNDVLAGLVVAKGEELCQRLTEYQNAIGAVLSPFDSWLLIRGMKTLALRMRQHEENAKRISAFLREHEDVTDVLYPGRGGMLSFRIADEKWVNGFLKSLRLITFAESLGGVESFITYPATQTHADIPEEIRIQNGICNRLLRFSVGIEHADDLIADLAQAFKHMKEV; translated from the coding sequence GTGGATAAACTAGAAACGTTGTTAGCGCAAATTGGCAACCGGAGCGAAACGGTGACGGGGACGGTCAACCCGCCAGTTTATTTTTCCACCGCCTACCGTCATGCCGGCATCGGGGAGTCGACCGGGTTTGACTATATCCGCACCGGCAACCCGACGCGCAAAATCGTCGAAGAAGCGATCGCGAGACTGGAAGGCGGCGACCAAGGCTATGCGTTCAGCTCCGGCATGGCCGCCATTCAGACAGTGCTCGCCTTGTTTGAGAGCGGAGACGAGTTTCTCGTATCGGCCGACCTTTACGGCGGGACGTACCGCCTGTTTGAGCGCGGCTGGCGCAAGTACGGTCTCGGCTTTCATTACGTCGATTTTGCCGATCTTGATGCTGTGGAAGAAAAAATCACGGAAAAAACGAAAGCCATCTTTTTGGAAACGCCGACGAACCCATTGATGCAGGAGGCGGATATTTCGGCGGTCGCCAAGCTCGCCAAACGGCATGGGCTTTTGTTGATTGTTGACAACACGTTTTATACACCGGTGATTCAACGCCCGATCGAACAAGGCGCCGATATTGTCATCCACAGCGCCACGAAATATTTAGGCGGCCATAACGACGTGTTGGCTGGCCTTGTCGTCGCCAAGGGCGAGGAGCTCTGTCAACGCCTGACCGAGTATCAGAACGCCATCGGCGCGGTGTTGTCGCCGTTTGATTCGTGGCTGTTGATTCGCGGGATGAAAACGCTGGCGCTAAGGATGCGCCAGCATGAAGAAAACGCCAAGCGCATCAGCGCCTTTTTGCGCGAACATGAAGATGTCACTGATGTGCTGTATCCGGGGAGAGGCGGGATGCTGTCGTTCCGGATTGCCGATGAAAAGTGGGTGAACGGGTTTTTAAAAAGCTTGCGCCTCATTACATTCGCGGAAAGCCTGGGCGGAGTCGAAAGCTTTATTACGTACCCAGCGACGCAGACGCATGCGGACATTCCTGAGGAAATCCGCATCCAAAACGGTATTTGCAACCGACTGCTCCGCTTCTCGGTCGGCATCGAACATGCGGATGATTTAATCGCCGACTTGGCGCAAGCGTTCAAACACATGAAAGAGGTGTAA